A stretch of the Sulfurimonas sp. HSL-1656 genome encodes the following:
- a CDS encoding 2-oxoacid:acceptor oxidoreductase subunit alpha — MTSRELAAYDGRDGRPAYVAYKGKVYDVSESPMWAEGNHQGMHRAGRDLTPMLEGAPHGEEVFERYSVVGTLEAEPEQTARADAPPPDPNKERRRRWQALYRRYHPHPMTVHFPIALHLFASLMDLLFFAAPTALYAAAVFYTFLAATVMGAVAMVPGLISWRINYGGTWRRPFAVKIILSTLMLLAGVVAIVLYMEEPGIVYTWRAESIAYHAIVLLTGAGVIVLGYYGGKITWGESMPYPQAQTDSASAFKAVSESAPSPGTDAKLSSAGRYEVPFAAEASLPPFQRSESGEPAPSGAAQSLSILIGGAAGMGIDTMEKLLSDAFVRSGYYVYSSKEFMSRVRGGSNTTLIRIADAPQEAPCWEVDLFIALDALALTHAAPRLTARTVVLADERFAAEAAGAIAVAMQREAQRLGDPRYANTYAAGLVYGMLGLETPPLMESVEARFGGDRGNLDAVQAGAEAGRNLQHPPLPPLPHPHPEGAAALHLMDGTTACGFGFLAGGCNFVASYPMSPSTGVLNFMAGMSKRFEIAVEQSEDEIASIHLVMGAWYAGARALTTTSGGGFALMGEGISLSGITETPAVVYLAQRPGPATGLPTRSEQGDLNLALHSGHGPFPRIILAPGSLHECVELGHLAFELADRWQVPVIVLSDQYLADTMAMTGDIDFSDFEQRRYIAPASETYHRYADTPSGVSPRAVPGGGEGLVCSDGHEHDARGQITEDFRVREAMVAKRARKAEGIVAEAWAPEVRGAGSIAVIGWGSSRGAIAEALAHLGDDRTCQVHFAWVHPLDPEQLAFLQTYEYRIVVENNADGAFAEQLALHGVGADRRILQSNGFAYFADQLAGQLAAVLKELS, encoded by the coding sequence ATGACTTCGCGTGAACTTGCGGCGTATGACGGCCGTGACGGAAGGCCCGCCTATGTTGCCTATAAAGGGAAGGTCTACGACGTCTCCGAGAGCCCGATGTGGGCGGAGGGGAACCACCAGGGGATGCACCGGGCGGGGAGGGACCTCACGCCCATGCTCGAGGGCGCCCCGCACGGCGAAGAGGTGTTTGAACGCTACAGTGTCGTCGGCACCCTGGAAGCGGAGCCGGAGCAGACGGCCCGGGCCGATGCGCCGCCGCCGGACCCGAACAAGGAGCGCCGCCGCCGCTGGCAGGCGCTCTACCGACGCTACCACCCCCATCCCATGACCGTCCATTTCCCCATTGCCCTTCATCTCTTTGCTTCGCTGATGGATCTGCTCTTTTTCGCCGCACCGACCGCGTTGTATGCCGCCGCCGTTTTCTATACTTTCCTGGCGGCGACGGTGATGGGTGCGGTCGCGATGGTCCCCGGGCTGATCAGCTGGCGGATCAATTACGGCGGGACCTGGCGCCGCCCCTTTGCCGTCAAGATCATTCTTTCTACCCTGATGTTGCTGGCGGGGGTCGTAGCGATCGTGCTCTATATGGAGGAGCCGGGTATCGTCTACACCTGGCGGGCGGAGAGCATCGCCTACCATGCGATCGTTTTGCTGACGGGCGCGGGGGTCATCGTGCTGGGCTACTACGGCGGCAAGATCACCTGGGGCGAGAGCATGCCCTATCCTCAGGCGCAAACAGATTCTGCATCCGCTTTCAAGGCGGTATCCGAATCTGCGCCTTCGCCGGGCACGGACGCGAAGCTCTCTTCGGCAGGGCGGTATGAGGTCCCTTTTGCCGCAGAGGCTTCCCTGCCGCCGTTTCAGCGGTCTGAGTCGGGAGAGCCTGCCCCGTCCGGGGCTGCGCAGAGTCTCTCTATCCTGATCGGCGGGGCGGCGGGTATGGGGATTGACACCATGGAGAAGCTGCTCAGTGACGCCTTTGTCCGCAGCGGCTACTACGTCTATTCGAGCAAGGAGTTCATGTCCCGGGTCCGCGGGGGGAGCAATACGACCCTGATCCGCATTGCCGATGCGCCGCAGGAGGCACCCTGTTGGGAGGTGGACCTCTTCATCGCGCTTGACGCCCTGGCGCTGACGCATGCGGCGCCGCGCCTGACCGCACGGACGGTCGTACTGGCCGACGAGCGATTTGCGGCGGAGGCGGCCGGCGCGATCGCCGTTGCCATGCAGCGCGAGGCGCAGCGGCTGGGCGATCCGCGCTACGCCAACACCTATGCCGCCGGGCTGGTCTACGGGATGCTCGGTCTGGAGACGCCCCCCTTGATGGAGAGCGTGGAGGCGCGTTTCGGCGGGGACAGGGGGAACCTTGACGCGGTGCAGGCCGGTGCCGAAGCGGGCCGGAACCTTCAGCATCCTCCGCTGCCGCCGCTGCCTCATCCCCATCCCGAAGGGGCTGCCGCGCTCCACCTGATGGACGGCACGACCGCCTGCGGCTTCGGGTTTCTCGCCGGGGGATGCAACTTTGTCGCCTCCTACCCTATGTCCCCCTCTACGGGGGTGCTGAATTTTATGGCGGGGATGTCCAAACGCTTCGAGATCGCTGTGGAGCAGAGCGAGGACGAGATCGCCTCGATCCACCTCGTGATGGGGGCGTGGTACGCCGGGGCGCGGGCGCTCACGACGACGTCGGGGGGCGGGTTCGCGCTGATGGGCGAGGGGATCAGCCTCTCGGGCATCACGGAGACCCCCGCCGTCGTCTACCTGGCCCAGCGGCCCGGCCCGGCGACGGGGCTGCCGACCCGCAGCGAGCAGGGCGACCTGAACCTGGCGCTGCATTCGGGGCACGGCCCCTTTCCGCGGATCATCCTTGCCCCCGGTTCGCTGCATGAATGCGTCGAGCTGGGCCACCTCGCCTTTGAACTGGCCGACCGGTGGCAGGTGCCCGTGATCGTGCTGAGCGACCAGTACCTCGCCGATACGATGGCGATGACGGGCGATATCGATTTTTCCGACTTTGAACAGCGCCGCTACATCGCACCGGCATCCGAAACATACCACCGCTATGCCGATACCCCTTCAGGCGTCAGCCCCCGGGCCGTTCCGGGCGGCGGCGAGGGGCTGGTCTGCAGCGACGGTCACGAACACGATGCAAGGGGGCAGATCACCGAGGATTTCCGCGTCCGCGAGGCGATGGTTGCCAAGCGTGCCCGAAAGGCCGAAGGAATCGTGGCCGAGGCGTGGGCGCCGGAAGTGCGCGGTGCGGGGAGCATCGCGGTGATCGGCTGGGGTTCGAGCCGCGGTGCGATTGCCGAGGCCCTGGCGCACCTGGGCGACGACCGGACCTGCCAGGTCCACTTCGCATGGGTACATCCGCTCGACCCCGAACAGCTGGCCTTCCTGCAAACGTATGAATACCGCATCGTCGTCGAAAACAATGCCGACGGTGCCTTTGCGGAGCAGCTGGCGCTGCACGGCGTCGGGGCCGACCGGCGGATCCTGCAGAGCAACGGCTTCGCCTATTTCGCCGATCAGCTGGCAGGACAACTTGCTGCCGTGCTAAAGGAGCTCTCATGA
- a CDS encoding superoxide dismutase: protein MAFELMKLPYEATALEPNISAETVSFHYGKHHAGYVAKLNALINATIFAHVPLLKIIREAEGATFNNAAQVFNHDFYWLGLSPGGTEPSAELAEMIERDFGSMEEFKGAFLAAAAGLFGSGWTWLVLSAENTLVIETTSNADTPVRYGRRPLLVCDVWEHAYYIDRRNARPEYLEQWWQLINWRFVSDNLAAEENDPIAGYSQPCNDNTEVCDYVDTMQANETTAT from the coding sequence ATGGCATTCGAACTGATGAAACTGCCGTACGAAGCGACGGCGCTGGAACCCAATATCTCTGCCGAAACGGTGTCTTTCCATTACGGGAAACACCATGCCGGCTATGTTGCAAAACTCAACGCGCTGATCAACGCGACGATCTTTGCACATGTCCCGTTGCTCAAGATCATCCGCGAGGCAGAAGGCGCAACCTTCAACAACGCCGCCCAGGTCTTCAACCACGACTTCTACTGGCTGGGCCTGTCTCCCGGGGGCACAGAGCCGTCGGCGGAGCTCGCCGAGATGATCGAGCGCGACTTCGGGTCGATGGAGGAGTTCAAAGGGGCCTTCCTCGCCGCGGCGGCAGGGCTGTTCGGGTCGGGCTGGACCTGGCTGGTACTGAGCGCCGAGAACACCCTGGTGATCGAGACGACCTCCAACGCCGATACGCCCGTACGCTACGGACGGCGGCCGCTGCTGGTCTGCGACGTCTGGGAACACGCCTATTACATCGACCGCCGAAACGCCCGGCCGGAGTACCTGGAGCAGTGGTGGCAGCTGATCAACTGGCGTTTCGTTTCCGATAACCTTGCCGCGGAGGAGAATGATCCCATCGCCGGCTACAGCCAGCCCTGCAACGACAACACCGAGGTGTGCGACTACGTCGATACGATGCAGGCAAACGAAACGACCGCCACGTAA
- a CDS encoding DMT family transporter has product MKKFLSQTDRGVLFMLLSALISALNGAVAKLLGDDLSALEIVFFRNLIGVVIILAMLRHTPPALPGGKLHLLLLRGFFGFSAMILFFYTITVIPLGEAITLNKTSPLFVSVLAFFLMKEHLSRYAVAALVIGFAGVLFISKPTGMLMGYEHFLGLLGGFFAASAYATIKTIRHVYDTRVIVLSFMGVGTLAPLVLFALAPFVNAPDALAFLFPAFFWPTSPKVWALIAFMALISTLSQWLLTKAYSFSKAGIIGAVSYTNIPFAVGFGIMLGDGFPDAAVWLGIAMIVAAGLLVKKG; this is encoded by the coding sequence GTGAAAAAGTTTCTCTCCCAGACCGACCGCGGCGTGCTCTTCATGCTGCTCAGCGCCCTCATCTCCGCCCTCAACGGGGCCGTCGCCAAGCTGCTCGGCGACGACCTGAGCGCGCTGGAGATCGTCTTTTTCCGGAACCTCATCGGGGTCGTCATCATCCTCGCGATGCTGCGCCACACCCCGCCCGCACTGCCCGGCGGCAAACTGCACCTGCTGCTGCTTCGCGGCTTCTTCGGCTTCAGTGCGATGATCCTCTTTTTCTATACGATCACCGTCATCCCGCTGGGCGAAGCGATCACGCTCAACAAGACCTCCCCGCTCTTCGTCTCCGTACTCGCCTTTTTCCTGATGAAGGAGCACCTCAGCCGCTACGCCGTCGCGGCGCTCGTTATCGGCTTTGCCGGCGTCCTCTTCATCTCCAAGCCGACGGGGATGCTGATGGGGTACGAACACTTCCTCGGGCTGCTCGGCGGTTTCTTCGCCGCCTCCGCCTACGCGACCATCAAGACGATCCGCCACGTCTACGACACCCGCGTCATCGTCCTCTCATTCATGGGGGTAGGCACCCTCGCGCCGCTGGTGCTCTTCGCCCTCGCCCCCTTCGTCAACGCGCCGGACGCCCTTGCCTTTCTCTTTCCCGCGTTCTTCTGGCCGACATCGCCGAAGGTGTGGGCGCTGATCGCTTTCATGGCCCTTATCTCCACCCTCTCGCAGTGGCTGCTCACCAAAGCGTACAGTTTCAGCAAAGCGGGGATCATCGGGGCGGTGAGCTACACGAACATCCCCTTCGCCGTCGGTTTCGGCATCATGCTCGGCGACGGCTTCCCCGACGCCGCCGTCTGGCTGGGCATCGCCATGATCGTCGCGGCGGGACTTCTGGTCAAAAAAGGATAA
- a CDS encoding NAD(P)/FAD-dependent oxidoreductase has product MQQEHIVILGGGYGGLRAVEHLVGDPRFRITLVDRHPYHYLQTEAYGYIAGRFDIHDITIDLANWCRGFGDRVSFVQAEITGIDPEARTVLLEEERLAYDSLIIATGARTNFFAFIKGLRENSYGVKNLQRAFAFRQTFEQLVYTKVEEPRDPAPGELHIAIGGAGLSGVEIAAEMADVIEKHHKTLGTNAKKIRITLIDAAPSILPGMSDYIVRSTATRLESLGIRILTDAFIDRVEDGTIHLKDGTRLPYCFMIFTGGIIANTPASEPARETNRLGQILPDAYLRLAPHMNVYAVGDCVELRDTAGNLLPPTAQTAEKSAEYVADAIKKRLEGKPVAPFHAKVDGVFVALGGRYAVGELFGVIRVKGYTAYLLKKLITKGYYLGLKLRINTGFKKRSAEHEIN; this is encoded by the coding sequence ATGCAGCAAGAACACATCGTCATTCTCGGCGGCGGCTACGGCGGTCTGCGGGCCGTCGAGCATCTCGTCGGCGACCCGCGCTTCCGCATCACGCTGGTGGACCGCCACCCCTACCACTACCTGCAGACCGAAGCCTACGGCTACATCGCCGGGCGCTTCGACATCCACGACATCACCATTGACCTGGCGAACTGGTGCCGGGGCTTCGGCGACCGTGTCAGCTTCGTGCAGGCGGAGATCACCGGCATCGACCCGGAAGCGCGGACGGTCCTGCTCGAAGAAGAGCGCCTGGCATACGACAGTCTCATTATCGCGACCGGGGCGCGTACGAACTTCTTCGCGTTTATCAAGGGGCTGCGGGAGAACAGCTACGGGGTCAAGAACCTCCAGCGCGCCTTCGCTTTCCGCCAGACCTTCGAACAGCTCGTCTACACCAAGGTCGAAGAGCCCCGCGATCCGGCGCCCGGAGAGCTGCATATCGCCATCGGCGGGGCGGGGCTGAGCGGCGTCGAGATCGCCGCCGAAATGGCCGACGTCATCGAGAAGCACCACAAAACCCTCGGTACGAACGCCAAAAAGATCCGGATCACCCTTATCGACGCGGCGCCGTCGATCCTGCCGGGGATGAGCGACTACATCGTCCGCAGCACGGCAACGCGGCTGGAGTCCCTCGGCATCCGCATCCTGACCGACGCCTTTATCGACAGGGTCGAAGACGGCACCATCCATCTCAAGGACGGGACGCGCCTTCCCTACTGCTTCATGATCTTTACCGGGGGGATCATCGCCAACACCCCCGCCTCCGAGCCGGCCCGCGAGACCAACCGGCTGGGGCAGATCCTTCCCGACGCCTACCTGCGTCTCGCACCGCACATGAACGTCTATGCCGTCGGGGACTGCGTCGAGCTCAGGGATACGGCGGGCAATCTCCTGCCGCCGACGGCCCAGACGGCGGAGAAAAGCGCCGAATACGTCGCGGACGCGATCAAAAAACGGCTTGAGGGCAAACCCGTCGCCCCTTTCCATGCCAAGGTCGACGGGGTCTTCGTCGCGCTGGGCGGCCGCTACGCCGTCGGCGAACTCTTCGGCGTCATCCGGGTCAAAGGCTACACGGCCTACCTGCTCAAAAAGCTCATCACCAAGGGGTATTACCTCGGGCTGAAACTCCGGATCAACACCGGCTTCAAAAAGCGGAGTGCCGAGCACGAAATTAACTGA
- a CDS encoding Spy/CpxP family protein refolding chaperone — protein MKPFAKMALIAAAALAITTTSAFACSGQSGMQGMHGGSDNKMHIARKVVDAVSQTGLSTAQTQAVTDAVNTFKAKMMERKAAKTFPIDAFGDSAFDAKQFKAFQQKQFDAKMDAMTELFNSIYATLTPEQRPVFKRAFTAPMVKKMIRQNMIKGGMKGGGMKNSGAKSGGMKNSGMKCGGMKCGGMSR, from the coding sequence ATGAAACCTTTCGCAAAAATGGCCCTTATCGCGGCCGCGGCCCTCGCTATCACTACCACCTCGGCTTTTGCATGCAGCGGGCAGAGCGGCATGCAGGGGATGCACGGCGGCAGCGACAACAAGATGCATATCGCCCGCAAAGTCGTTGACGCCGTCAGCCAGACGGGCCTCAGTACCGCGCAGACCCAGGCCGTCACCGACGCCGTCAACACCTTCAAGGCGAAAATGATGGAGCGCAAAGCGGCCAAAACATTCCCGATCGACGCCTTCGGCGACAGTGCCTTCGATGCCAAGCAGTTCAAGGCGTTCCAGCAGAAGCAGTTTGATGCGAAGATGGATGCCATGACCGAACTCTTCAACAGCATCTACGCCACCCTGACCCCGGAACAGCGCCCCGTGTTCAAACGCGCCTTTACCGCCCCGATGGTCAAAAAGATGATCAGGCAGAACATGATCAAAGGCGGCATGAAAGGCGGCGGGATGAAGAACAGCGGTGCGAAGAGCGGCGGCATGAAGAACAGCGGCATGAAATGCGGGGGGATGAAGTGCGGCGGCATGTCACGCTGA
- a CDS encoding AraC family transcriptional regulator, which produces MKKETLRHHAHVVNDALYYIYRHIDSPITLEVLAERNRTSVYHFHRIFKEVTGRNFYDTLQSIRLQKAANLLIVNKKEKVSAIAQQCGYSTHSAFIRAFRQRYSLTPTQWREGGYLDFSKENIRYSDNAPRITSDFTGLKPEIVKMPAIRVAYIRHRGYNRSIADVWRRLYAYAVEHGLESARQIGLHHDNPSIVPLNECAYVAAIEIPETFEVTGSVSSFVIPPSLCARFTMQGRYGEVPNLIRHIYHTWLPESGFEAKTLPPYVVYRRNHFLERDERFDLDFYLPISVI; this is translated from the coding sequence ATGAAGAAAGAGACGCTGCGCCACCACGCCCACGTGGTCAACGATGCGCTGTATTACATTTACCGCCATATCGACTCGCCGATCACCCTGGAGGTGCTTGCAGAGCGCAACCGTACGAGCGTGTACCATTTCCACCGGATCTTCAAGGAGGTGACGGGGCGCAACTTCTACGACACCCTGCAATCCATCCGGCTGCAGAAGGCGGCCAACCTGCTGATTGTCAACAAGAAAGAGAAGGTGTCGGCGATCGCGCAGCAGTGCGGCTACAGCACGCATTCGGCGTTTATCCGCGCCTTCAGGCAGCGCTACAGCCTGACCCCGACGCAGTGGCGCGAAGGGGGATACCTCGATTTCTCAAAGGAGAACATCCGCTATTCGGACAACGCGCCGCGGATAACGTCGGATTTTACCGGGCTGAAACCGGAGATCGTCAAGATGCCCGCCATCCGTGTCGCCTACATCCGGCACCGGGGCTATAACCGCTCCATCGCCGACGTCTGGCGGCGGCTCTACGCGTACGCGGTCGAACACGGCCTGGAGTCTGCCCGGCAGATCGGGCTGCACCACGACAACCCCTCGATCGTGCCGCTGAACGAATGCGCCTACGTCGCGGCCATCGAGATCCCCGAGACGTTCGAAGTGACGGGTAGCGTCTCCAGCTTCGTCATCCCGCCGTCGCTGTGCGCGCGTTTTACGATGCAGGGGCGCTACGGCGAGGTGCCGAACCTGATCCGCCACATCTACCATACGTGGCTGCCGGAGAGCGGTTTCGAGGCGAAGACCCTGCCGCCCTACGTCGTCTACCGCCGGAACCATTTTCTTGAGCGGGATGAACGTTTCGACCTGGACTTCTACCTGCCCATCAGTGTGATCTGA
- a CDS encoding PLP-dependent aminotransferase family protein yields MKRQFIREILDVITADTISFAGGLPDADLFPTDAFKVAADRVLSDPASLQYSRSQGYAPLREKIAQRYTDAGFETRADEILITTGSQQAINLIALSMLPFGVTVELPAYLGALGAFRLAKTKTDGVALEHDGIAMTPFRRSIARTGAAYLIPDFQNPTGLRYSDAKRNAVAKALLDADALLIEDAPYSELYFDHASRPISTAMPDRSFHLGSFSKILAPGLRVGWVRASEANLRRLIIVKEAIDLHTSTLDQRLIDAFWEAEGLDRHLSTLRIHYRAKKNALSGALRTQLPDFIFDEPHGGMFLYGRLPGYDTRMLVNHCLERGVAYVPGSEFYPGTPALDELRLNFTHTDPAQMHRGVRLMAEAYREQVVSKITGLAKATA; encoded by the coding sequence ATGAAACGCCAATTTATCCGGGAGATCCTGGATGTTATCACCGCGGACACCATTTCATTCGCCGGCGGCCTTCCCGACGCCGACCTCTTCCCGACCGACGCATTCAAAGTCGCGGCAGACAGGGTCCTGTCCGATCCCGCTTCGCTGCAGTATTCGCGTTCGCAGGGCTACGCCCCCCTGCGCGAAAAGATCGCGCAGCGCTACACTGACGCGGGGTTCGAGACCCGTGCGGACGAGATCCTCATCACCACCGGTTCGCAGCAGGCCATCAACCTTATCGCCCTGAGCATGCTCCCCTTCGGGGTCACCGTCGAGCTGCCCGCCTATCTCGGTGCGCTCGGCGCATTCCGTCTGGCGAAGACGAAAACCGACGGGGTCGCCCTGGAACACGACGGTATCGCGATGACACCGTTCAGACGCAGCATCGCCAGGACGGGGGCGGCCTACCTGATCCCGGACTTCCAGAACCCGACGGGGCTGCGCTACAGCGACGCCAAACGCAATGCCGTCGCCAAGGCACTGCTGGACGCGGATGCGCTGCTGATCGAAGATGCCCCCTACAGCGAGCTCTATTTCGACCATGCGTCCCGGCCCATCAGTACAGCGATGCCCGACCGCAGCTTTCACCTGGGCTCCTTTTCCAAGATCCTGGCCCCGGGCCTGCGGGTAGGATGGGTCCGGGCCAGCGAGGCGAACCTGCGCCGGCTTATCATCGTCAAAGAGGCGATCGACCTGCATACGTCGACGCTGGACCAGCGCCTGATCGACGCGTTTTGGGAGGCCGAGGGGCTTGACCGCCACCTCTCAACCCTCCGCATCCACTACCGGGCCAAGAAAAATGCGCTCTCCGGCGCACTGCGCACCCAGCTGCCCGATTTCATTTTCGACGAGCCCCACGGCGGCATGTTCCTCTACGGAAGGCTGCCCGGCTACGATACGAGAATGCTGGTCAACCACTGCCTGGAGCGCGGGGTCGCTTACGTCCCCGGCAGCGAGTTCTACCCCGGAACGCCTGCGCTCGACGAGCTCCGGCTCAACTTCACCCACACCGACCCGGCGCAGATGCACCGCGGTGTCCGCCTGATGGCCGAAGCCTACCGCGAACAGGTCGTATCCAAAATCACGGGGCTTGCCAAAGCCACCGCGTAA
- a CDS encoding ATP-binding protein, whose protein sequence is MIAWKTTKAAVFRRRTGTLKPIAEVEAVPLEGLINIDRQKQALVENTENFLAGRFANNVLLWGSRGTGKSSLVKALLQAYFDEGLRIVEFFKEDLSYLPEVIDELRDEPYRFILYLDDLTFGETDLSYTYLKSAMEGSIESAPENVRVYATSNRRHLVPEYMSDNAGTTVKDGELHYGDSVEEKISLADRFGLWLSFYQGTQDDYLAMVEHYFKGVEVERETLMREALRFAAVRASRSGRTAKQFYLHFMQQLGR, encoded by the coding sequence ATGATTGCGTGGAAGACGACCAAGGCCGCTGTGTTCAGACGGCGTACGGGGACCCTCAAACCCATCGCCGAAGTGGAGGCGGTGCCGCTGGAGGGATTGATCAACATCGACCGCCAGAAGCAGGCACTGGTCGAGAACACGGAGAACTTCCTGGCGGGGCGCTTTGCGAACAATGTGCTGCTGTGGGGGAGCCGCGGGACGGGGAAATCATCGCTGGTCAAGGCGCTGCTGCAGGCCTACTTTGACGAGGGGCTGCGGATCGTCGAGTTTTTCAAGGAGGATCTCTCCTATCTGCCGGAGGTGATCGATGAGCTGCGCGACGAGCCCTACCGTTTCATCCTCTACCTCGACGATCTCACGTTCGGAGAGACGGACCTCTCCTATACCTACCTCAAAAGTGCGATGGAGGGTTCCATCGAGAGCGCCCCTGAAAACGTCCGGGTCTACGCCACCTCGAACCGCCGCCACCTCGTCCCCGAATACATGAGCGACAACGCCGGTACGACGGTCAAAGACGGGGAGCTGCACTACGGCGACAGCGTCGAGGAGAAGATCTCGCTGGCGGACCGTTTCGGACTCTGGCTCTCGTTCTACCAGGGGACGCAGGACGATTACCTGGCGATGGTGGAGCACTATTTCAAAGGGGTCGAGGTCGAGCGGGAGACGCTGATGCGCGAAGCGCTGCGCTTCGCGGCCGTGCGTGCGTCGCGCAGCGGCAGGACAGCCAAGCAGTTCTATCTGCACTTTATGCAGCAGCTCGGGCGCTGA
- a CDS encoding TIGR01777 family oxidoreductase, translated as MRIAMGGATGFVGKHLRKRFEAEGWAVVPLSRSDLALPAEALAEKLIGADVIINIAGAPVDRRWSRRYKALLVSSRVGTTERLAEAIGLLEVKPSLYIGGSAVGIYPSKKWHDELSEEYAYTFLSELCRQWEAAATEVKAYGVRTVIFRLGIVLGNGGMLARMLPAFRLGLGGVVGNGKQYLSWIHIGDLCEAFARAISDAEMRGIYNLVAPRVSTNKELTEALGTRLHRPTFMRLPYWFLRLVFGEGAQVIAGGQWAVPRRLLDAGFTFRFEHLGDALDNLLAKRHD; from the coding sequence ATGAGAATTGCCATGGGGGGTGCCACCGGGTTCGTCGGAAAACACCTGCGGAAACGATTTGAAGCGGAGGGGTGGGCGGTCGTGCCGCTCAGCCGCAGCGACCTCGCGCTCCCGGCCGAAGCGCTGGCGGAAAAGCTCATCGGCGCCGATGTCATCATCAATATCGCCGGGGCCCCCGTCGACCGCCGCTGGAGCCGCCGCTACAAAGCGCTGCTCGTCTCCAGCCGCGTCGGCACGACGGAGCGCCTCGCCGAGGCGATCGGCCTGCTGGAGGTCAAACCTTCGCTCTATATCGGCGGTTCCGCCGTCGGCATCTATCCGTCGAAAAAGTGGCATGATGAACTGAGTGAAGAGTACGCCTATACCTTCCTGAGCGAACTCTGCCGCCAGTGGGAAGCCGCCGCGACGGAGGTGAAAGCCTACGGCGTGCGGACGGTCATCTTCCGCCTGGGCATCGTCCTAGGCAACGGGGGGATGCTCGCCCGGATGCTGCCCGCCTTCCGGCTCGGCCTCGGCGGGGTGGTCGGCAACGGGAAGCAGTACCTCTCCTGGATCCACATCGGCGACCTCTGCGAGGCGTTTGCCCGTGCTATCTCCGATGCCGAAATGCGGGGGATCTACAACCTCGTCGCGCCCCGGGTTTCGACCAACAAGGAGCTGACCGAGGCACTGGGGACACGGCTGCACCGCCCCACCTTCATGCGGCTGCCCTACTGGTTCCTGCGCCTCGTTTTCGGCGAAGGGGCACAGGTGATCGCCGGCGGGCAGTGGGCCGTCCCGCGGCGCCTGCTCGATGCCGGGTTCACCTTCCGTTTCGAACATCTCGGCGACGCCCTGGACAATCTGCTGGCAAAACGGCATGATTGA